From a single Brassica napus cultivar Da-Ae chromosome C9, Da-Ae, whole genome shotgun sequence genomic region:
- the LOC125593339 gene encoding uncharacterized protein LOC125593339, giving the protein MMILVQWFYRQEDAKKKDGGKWVVNDTRERFYSFHRDEVPAESVMQRCVVNFVPAHKQLPSGRGFIVRKVYDTVDKKLWKLTDKDYEVAKQREIDLFVDKSLARLGDLPDFETEEDVEKAKRFSGKVKKPHVDLRKDKDVFPISSEYHSILDKFDSLTDNSHRNECLAKLLEAVQSICFNAGDEANVSSK; this is encoded by the coding sequence ATGATGATTCTGGTACAATGGTTTTATCGTCAAGAAGATgcaaagaaaaaggatggtGGAAAATGGGTAGTAAATGATACACGTGAACGTTTCTACAGTTTCCATCGTGATGAGGTCCCAGCAGAATCAGTGATGCAAAGATGCGTGGTGAATTTTGTTCCAGCACATAAGCAACTTCCGAGTGGCAGAGGTTTTATCGTGCGAAAGGTGTATGATACGGTTGATAAGAAGCTGTGGAAGTTGACTGACAAGGATTATGAAGTTGCAAAACAACGTGAAATTGACCTCTTTGTGGATAAGTCATTGGCGCGATTGGGTGATCTTCCTGACTTTGAAACTGAAGAAGATGTAGAGAAGGCTAAAAGATTTTCCGGGAAAGTAAAAAAACCTCATGTTGATCTTAGAAAGGACAAAGATGTCTTTCCTATTTCATCAGAGTATCATTCTATCTTAGACAAGTTTGATTCACTAACAGATAATTCTCATCGTAACGAATGTTTGGCGAAGCTTCTGGAAGCAGTCCAGAGCATATGCTTTAATGCTGGTGATGAAGCAAATGTGAGTTCCAAATAG